The Streptomyces camelliae genome window below encodes:
- a CDS encoding tetratricopeptide repeat protein, with the protein MPIPEDVTGDEIDKDVRQELQSLPKTLADDVAKNLVMVARLIDEDPEGAYGYSRVALRLASRVAAVREAAGFAAYANQKYSEALAEFRAARRMTGSVELWPVMADCERGLGRPEKALDMAGAPEVHKLDKAGQVEMRLVAAGARRDMGQLDAAIVTLQSPELASNSVQPWTARLRYAYADALLAAGREGEARDWFAKAVEADRDGSTDASDRLAELDGVEFVDALDETGTEGGTESSAHVSEEDDDKDADKDDDKDDDKD; encoded by the coding sequence CTGCCGATCCCGGAGGACGTCACCGGCGACGAGATCGACAAGGACGTTCGTCAGGAGCTGCAGAGCCTGCCCAAGACGCTCGCGGACGATGTCGCCAAGAACCTGGTGATGGTCGCGCGGCTCATCGACGAGGACCCCGAGGGCGCGTACGGCTACTCCAGGGTGGCCCTGCGCCTGGCGTCCCGCGTGGCCGCCGTACGCGAGGCGGCCGGATTCGCCGCGTACGCCAACCAGAAGTACAGCGAGGCCCTCGCCGAGTTCCGTGCCGCGCGCCGGATGACCGGCAGCGTGGAGCTGTGGCCGGTGATGGCCGACTGCGAGCGTGGGCTCGGGCGGCCGGAGAAGGCGCTGGACATGGCCGGCGCCCCGGAGGTGCACAAGCTGGACAAGGCCGGTCAGGTCGAGATGCGGCTCGTCGCGGCCGGCGCCCGGCGTGACATGGGCCAGCTGGACGCGGCCATCGTGACTCTGCAGAGCCCCGAGCTGGCGTCCAACTCGGTGCAGCCGTGGACCGCGCGCCTGCGCTACGCGTACGCCGACGCTCTGCTGGCCGCCGGCCGGGAAGGCGAGGCGCGGGACTGGTTCGCCAAGGCCGTCGAGGCCGACCGGGACGGCAGTACGGACGCCTCGGACCGGCTCGCCGAGCTGGACGGCGTGGAGTTCGTCGACGCCCTCGACGAGACCGGGACCGAGGGTGGCACCGAGTCGTCCGCGCACGTCTCCGAGGAGGACGACGACAAGGACGCTGACAAGGATGACGACAAGGACGACGACAAGGACTGA